One genomic region from Natrinema caseinilyticum encodes:
- a CDS encoding DUF7522 family protein: MIAHDYRTEVDDDLATSIVSAARTGLGDTLRSVIYFTPSTFDILYLRQDLYGSADDARRAKAKLVELEQVGFAERPVRTAISDSEGKSNIGEYEFTVRFHDDGFVARVLEDGAGVLLTTDSMDVNAFEDAAIAVRGLLRGD, encoded by the coding sequence ATGATAGCCCACGACTACAGAACCGAGGTCGACGACGACCTGGCCACGAGTATCGTCAGCGCTGCACGAACCGGTCTCGGAGACACCCTCCGGAGCGTGATCTATTTCACCCCGTCGACGTTCGATATCCTGTACCTCCGTCAGGATCTCTACGGGTCGGCGGACGATGCCCGGCGGGCCAAAGCGAAACTGGTCGAGCTAGAACAGGTCGGATTCGCGGAACGACCGGTTCGGACGGCGATCAGCGACAGCGAAGGGAAATCGAACATCGGCGAATACGAATTCACCGTTCGATTCCACGACGACGGATTCGTCGCCAGAGTGCTCGAAGACGGGGCCGGCGTCCTGTTGACGACGGACAGCATGGACGTCAACGCCTTCGAAGACGCGGCCATTGCCGTCCGAGGACTGCTACGCGGAGACTGA